Proteins encoded by one window of Nitrospira sp. CR1.1:
- a CDS encoding DUF4359 domain-containing protein, whose protein sequence is MMSTVTLAGLVGSLMLAVWLAVTNPTMDAYLQFVEARLSAEIEKMDQSGPRRDRDLIRSIFRAQGPKLVEGVVRPNTRRNNWGLLSLFETNVLDQPVLVLGIGGQFVPLRGVEEATVKVGRLAF, encoded by the coding sequence ATGATGAGTACTGTGACCTTGGCCGGATTGGTCGGAAGTTTGATGCTGGCAGTCTGGTTGGCGGTGACCAATCCGACGATGGATGCCTATCTGCAGTTCGTCGAAGCGCGTTTGTCAGCCGAGATCGAGAAAATGGATCAATCTGGCCCTCGTCGAGACCGCGACCTGATCCGATCGATTTTCCGTGCGCAAGGTCCCAAACTCGTCGAGGGTGTTGTCCGGCCGAATACCAGGCGGAACAACTGGGGCCTGCTCAGCCTGTTCGAAACCAACGTGTTGGACCAGCCGGTGCTGGTGCTGGGTATCGGCGGTCAATTTGTCCCGTTACGAGGGGTCGAGGAGGCGACAGTGAAGGTCGGCCGGCTCGCATTTTGA
- a CDS encoding antitoxin, which produces MRAEYDFSKMKGQRNPYRGRLKQPITIRLDKTTVAYFKGLADEIGMPYQNLINLYLRDCALNQKKLDMRWAS; this is translated from the coding sequence ATGAGGGCGGAATATGATTTCTCAAAGATGAAGGGGCAGCGCAATCCGTACCGCGGGCGGTTGAAGCAACCCATTACGATTCGATTGGATAAAACGACCGTGGCCTATTTCAAAGGGTTGGCTGATGAAATCGGGATGCCGTATCAGAATCTGATTAATTTGTACCTGCGTGATTGCGCGCTCAATCAGAAGAAGCTTGATATGAGGTGGGCTTCGTAG
- a CDS encoding BrnT family toxin, with product MGDIRFEWDEKKNRQNIRKHGVSFEEAQSVFLDDHAKRFYDPDHSEEDRFLMLGLSFTLRILVVCHCYRERDDVIRIISARKATRQEGKHYER from the coding sequence ATGGGTGATATTCGGTTTGAGTGGGATGAAAAAAAGAATCGGCAAAATATTCGGAAGCACGGTGTCTCGTTCGAGGAGGCGCAGTCGGTATTTCTCGACGACCACGCGAAGCGGTTCTACGATCCGGATCATTCGGAGGAGGATCGATTTCTTATGCTGGGCCTGAGTTTCACGCTACGAATCCTGGTCGTGTGTCACTGCTATCGTGAACGAGACGACGTTATTCGCATCATCTCGGCCAGAAAAGCGACACGGCAGGAGGGGAAGCATTATGAGAGGTGA